Proteins from one Loktanella sp. M215 genomic window:
- the hslU gene encoding ATP-dependent protease ATPase subunit HslU, producing MTDLTPREIVSELDRYIIGQNDAKRAVAVAMRNRWRRQQLGDDLRDEVYPKNILMIGPTGVGKTEISRRLAKLARAPFIKVEATKFTEVGYVGRDVEQIIRDLVEAAIVETREWMREDVKAKAVESAMERVVTAVAGKDAREGTREMFRKKLKDGLLDDTVIELELKDTSNPLGGFEIPGQQPGMMNIADMFGKMSGGRTVKKRMTVADSYDALIADEADKLLDDESVTKAALEAVEQSGIVFLDEIDKVCAKSDARGADVSREGVQRDLLPLIEGTTVSTKHGPIKTDHILFIASGAFHVAKPSDLLPELQGRLPIRVELRALTEGDFVRILTETDNALTLQYSALMKTEDVTVTFSEDGIAELAKIAAQVNESVENIGARRLYTVIERVFEDLSFTAPDRGGEEIVIDAAFVEKHLGEMSRSTDLSRYVL from the coding sequence ATGACCGATCTGACCCCCCGTGAAATCGTGTCCGAACTGGACCGCTACATCATCGGCCAGAACGACGCGAAACGCGCCGTCGCCGTCGCCATGCGCAATCGCTGGCGGCGCCAGCAGCTGGGCGACGACCTGCGCGATGAAGTGTATCCCAAGAACATCCTGATGATCGGGCCCACAGGCGTCGGCAAGACCGAGATTTCGCGCCGTCTGGCGAAGCTCGCCCGCGCGCCCTTCATCAAGGTCGAGGCGACCAAGTTCACCGAGGTCGGTTATGTCGGCCGTGACGTCGAACAGATCATCCGCGATCTGGTCGAAGCCGCCATCGTCGAGACGCGCGAGTGGATGCGCGAGGACGTGAAGGCCAAGGCGGTCGAGTCCGCGATGGAACGTGTCGTCACCGCCGTCGCCGGCAAGGACGCCCGCGAAGGCACGCGCGAGATGTTCCGCAAGAAGCTGAAGGACGGCCTACTGGACGATACCGTGATCGAGCTGGAGCTGAAGGACACCTCCAACCCCTTGGGCGGGTTCGAGATTCCGGGGCAGCAGCCGGGGATGATGAATATCGCCGATATGTTCGGCAAGATGTCCGGCGGGCGCACGGTCAAGAAGCGGATGACCGTCGCGGACAGCTATGATGCGCTGATCGCGGACGAAGCGGATAAGCTGCTGGACGATGAAAGCGTAACCAAAGCGGCGCTGGAAGCGGTCGAGCAATCCGGCATCGTGTTTCTGGACGAGATCGACAAGGTCTGCGCTAAGTCCGACGCGCGCGGTGCCGATGTCAGCCGCGAAGGCGTGCAGCGCGACTTGCTGCCGCTGATCGAAGGCACGACCGTCAGCACCAAGCATGGCCCGATCAAGACGGACCATATCCTGTTCATCGCCTCTGGCGCGTTTCACGTGGCGAAACCGTCGGACCTGCTGCCGGAATTGCAGGGCCGCCTGCCGATACGGGTGGAACTGCGGGCCCTGACCGAAGGCGATTTCGTCCGCATCCTGACCGAGACCGACAACGCCCTGACCTTGCAATATTCGGCGCTGATGAAGACCGAAGATGTGACCGTCACCTTTTCCGAGGATGGCATCGCGGAACTGGCGAAGATCGCGGCGCAGGTGAACGAGAGTGTGGAAAACATCGGCGCCCGCAGGCTTTATACCGTGATCGAGCGGGTGTTCGAGGATCTGTCCTTCACAGCACCCGACCGGGGCGGCGAGGAAATCGTGATCGACGCGGCCTTCGTCGAGAAGCATCTGGGCGAGATGTCGCGGTCCACGGACCTGTCGCGCTACGTGCTTTAG
- a CDS encoding shikimate dehydrogenase, protein MTRPDIPLAGVIGNPIGQSRSPLMHRHWLRRYALRGDYVPLHVASQDLEDVVRTLPRMGFVGANVTIPHKTAVLKFVDHVSDRATLIGAANTLIFREDGKIHADNTDGYGFMANLRHGAPTWDPKDGPAVILGAGGAARAIIVALADAGVPQILLANRTRAKSEALKSEFGQRIVVVDWVQAGTVLKDAALVINTTSLGMTGQPELRIPLDGLQPGTIVTDIVYNPLRTDLLQHAAAMGCVTVDGLGMLLHQGVPGFERWFGRRPEVDDALRAAVLA, encoded by the coding sequence ATGACACGTCCAGACATTCCCCTCGCCGGTGTGATCGGTAACCCGATTGGCCAATCCCGTTCACCGCTGATGCACCGCCACTGGCTGCGCCGCTACGCGTTGCGCGGCGACTATGTGCCCCTGCATGTCGCTTCGCAGGATCTGGAGGATGTCGTTCGCACTCTTCCCCGCATGGGGTTCGTCGGGGCGAACGTGACGATCCCGCATAAGACGGCCGTGCTGAAATTCGTCGATCATGTCTCGGATCGGGCGACGCTGATCGGGGCGGCAAACACATTGATCTTTCGTGAAGATGGAAAGATTCATGCTGATAACACAGATGGTTACGGATTCATGGCGAACCTGCGCCACGGCGCGCCCACTTGGGATCCAAAGGATGGCCCAGCCGTCATCCTCGGCGCCGGGGGTGCCGCGCGCGCGATCATCGTCGCCTTGGCGGATGCCGGCGTGCCACAGATCCTGCTGGCCAATCGCACGCGCGCCAAGTCCGAGGCGCTGAAATCCGAATTCGGCCAGCGCATCGTCGTCGTCGACTGGGTGCAGGCCGGCACCGTGCTGAAGGATGCGGCACTCGTCATCAATACCACGTCGCTCGGCATGACTGGCCAGCCAGAGCTGCGGATCCCGCTCGACGGTCTGCAACCCGGCACGATCGTGACGGATATCGTCTACAACCCCCTGCGCACCGATCTGCTGCAGCATGCGGCCGCGATGGGCTGCGTGACCGTCGACGGTCTGGGCATGCTGCTGCACCAGGGCGTTCCGGGGTTTGAACGCTGGTTCGGTCGCCGGCCAGAGGTGGACGACGCCCTGCGGGCCGCCGTGCTGGCATGA
- the dnaQ gene encoding DNA polymerase III subunit epsilon, which yields MREIVLDTETTGFEPEDGDRIVEIGAVELVNHMPTGRTYHQYINPQRSMPQGAFDVHGLGDEFLRDKPVFAAIAQDFLDFIGSDAKLVIHNAAFDMKFLNAELGWVKKPAIPMDRALDTLAIARRRFPGSPASLDALCRRFGINNDARTLHGALLDSEILAEVYLELIGGRQPDFGLSTQASKANATGTTTAWRAGPRETPLPPRLTDDEAAAHAAFVAKLGDGALWKKLA from the coding sequence ATGCGTGAAATCGTTCTCGACACTGAAACCACTGGATTCGAGCCTGAAGACGGCGATCGTATCGTCGAGATTGGTGCTGTCGAACTGGTCAATCACATGCCCACGGGCCGGACCTATCACCAGTATATCAATCCCCAGCGGTCCATGCCGCAGGGCGCGTTCGACGTGCACGGTCTGGGCGATGAATTTCTGCGTGACAAGCCGGTCTTTGCGGCCATCGCACAGGATTTCCTCGATTTCATTGGCAGCGACGCCAAGCTGGTGATCCACAACGCCGCCTTCGACATGAAATTCCTCAACGCGGAACTGGGCTGGGTCAAGAAACCCGCCATCCCGATGGACCGTGCCCTCGATACCCTCGCCATCGCGCGGCGGCGGTTTCCCGGCTCGCCGGCCTCGCTGGATGCCCTGTGCCGTCGGTTCGGCATCAATAACGATGCCCGCACCCTGCACGGCGCCCTGCTCGACAGCGAAATTCTGGCAGAGGTTTATCTTGAACTGATCGGTGGGCGTCAGCCGGATTTCGGCCTATCGACTCAGGCATCCAAGGCGAACGCGACGGGAACGACGACTGCGTGGCGCGCCGGCCCGCGTGAAACGCCCCTGCCGCCGCGCCTGACCGACGATGAAGCCGCCGCCCATGCCGCCTTTGTGGCCAAGCTGGGCGACGGCGCGCTGTGGAAAAAGCTGGCCTAG
- a CDS encoding Maf family protein has product MTDDLILASGSAIRATLLRNAGVTFRTQRARIDEDAVRDALRAEDASPRDIADTLAELKSKKVSARDPQALVIGCDQVLALGQDLLSKPDTPQAAISQLTALRGRSHTLLSAAVIYAGGQPQWRHVGVVRLHMREVSDTYIADYVARNWDEIRHCVGAYQIEAEGVRLFHRIEGDYFNILGLPLLELLSYLTLRGTLPA; this is encoded by the coding sequence ATGACTGACGACCTGATCCTGGCCAGTGGATCAGCGATCCGCGCGACATTGTTGCGTAACGCTGGTGTCACGTTCCGAACGCAACGCGCACGGATCGACGAAGACGCCGTGCGCGACGCATTACGTGCCGAGGATGCCTCGCCCCGCGACATCGCCGACACGCTGGCCGAACTGAAGTCCAAAAAGGTATCCGCGCGGGACCCTCAGGCGCTGGTGATCGGCTGCGATCAGGTTCTGGCGTTGGGGCAAGACCTGCTGTCAAAACCGGACACACCGCAGGCGGCCATCTCTCAGCTGACCGCCCTGCGCGGGCGCAGCCATACCCTGCTGTCCGCGGCTGTCATTTATGCCGGCGGTCAGCCACAGTGGCGTCATGTCGGCGTCGTGCGGCTCCACATGCGAGAGGTCAGTGACACCTACATTGCCGATTACGTCGCGCGGAACTGGGACGAGATTCGTCATTGCGTCGGCGCCTACCAGATCGAGGCAGAGGGTGTGCGGCTCTTTCACCGCATCGAGGGGGATTATTTCAATATCCTCGGTCTCCCGCTTTTGGAGCTCTTGTCATATCTGACGTTGCGCGGAACATTGCCCGCATGA
- a CDS encoding MFS transporter, giving the protein MSFLRFVRANWLFLLAGFTLTLTSSYGQTFFISVFAGQIMADFGLSDGQWGGIYTLGTTASAITMVWAGTLVDRFRVRALGTLVLLALAAACLFMAAVPNAALLVLAIFFLRLFGQGMSSHLAVVAMARWFTASRGKALSTASMGFAVGQAVLPIVFVALLMTWNWRTLWVVAAGIVLLTVPLMTVLLRQERTPQSMAKDEQAAGMNGLHWTRGQVLRHPLFWLMVPALLGPPAWGTALFFQQVHMTDVKGWPLAGFVALFPLYTGIIIASTFGTGWAVDRFGTGRIVPFYMLPFAAGFALMAGAQSLFAAGLALIVLGVGQGMQSTLPAAFWAEFFGTRHIGSIKAAAAAIMVFGSAIGPGVSGVLIDYGVEFPTQMWGYAVFFIAAAAAATLGVTTARKSLATA; this is encoded by the coding sequence ATGAGTTTTTTGCGCTTTGTCCGCGCCAACTGGCTGTTCCTGCTGGCGGGCTTCACCCTGACCCTGACGTCGTCCTACGGGCAGACGTTCTTCATCTCGGTCTTTGCCGGGCAGATCATGGCCGACTTCGGCCTGAGCGATGGGCAATGGGGCGGAATCTATACGCTGGGGACAACAGCGTCCGCGATCACGATGGTCTGGGCCGGGACTTTGGTGGACCGCTTCCGGGTCCGTGCCTTGGGTACGCTGGTCCTGCTGGCGCTGGCGGCGGCCTGCCTGTTTATGGCGGCGGTCCCGAACGCGGCTTTGCTGGTCTTGGCGATCTTTTTCCTGCGGCTGTTCGGGCAAGGCATGTCATCGCATCTGGCCGTCGTCGCCATGGCGCGGTGGTTCACGGCATCGCGCGGCAAGGCGCTGTCGACGGCGTCGATGGGATTTGCGGTCGGGCAGGCGGTCTTGCCCATTGTCTTCGTGGCGCTGCTGATGACGTGGAACTGGCGGACCCTGTGGGTTGTGGCCGCCGGGATCGTTCTGTTGACCGTGCCGCTGATGACCGTGCTGCTGCGTCAGGAACGCACACCGCAAAGCATGGCGAAGGACGAACAGGCCGCTGGCATGAACGGGCTGCACTGGACGCGGGGGCAGGTGCTGCGTCATCCGCTGTTCTGGCTGATGGTGCCTGCCTTGCTGGGCCCTCCCGCGTGGGGAACGGCGCTGTTCTTTCAGCAGGTTCACATGACCGACGTGAAGGGCTGGCCGCTGGCCGGCTTTGTGGCGCTGTTTCCCCTGTACACCGGCATCATCATTGCATCGACATTCGGCACCGGCTGGGCCGTGGACCGCTTCGGCACCGGACGGATTGTGCCCTTCTACATGCTGCCCTTTGCCGCCGGATTTGCGCTGATGGCGGGGGCGCAAAGCTTGTTTGCCGCAGGCCTGGCGCTGATCGTCCTGGGGGTCGGGCAGGGGATGCAATCGACCCTGCCGGCAGCGTTCTGGGCCGAATTCTTTGGCACTCGCCATATCGGTTCGATCAAGGCCGCCGCTGCCGCGATCATGGTCTTTGGCTCTGCGATCGGGCCGGGGGTGTCGGGGGTGCTGATCGACTACGGCGTTGAGTTTCCGACGCAAATGTGGGGATATGCAGTGTTTTTCATCGCGGCTGCCGCCGCCGCGACTCTTGGCGTCACCACCGCGCGAAAGTCACTTGCGACGGCGTAG
- the coaE gene encoding dephospho-CoA kinase (Dephospho-CoA kinase (CoaE) performs the final step in coenzyme A biosynthesis.): MTHLLGLTGSIGMGKSTTATMFHEMGVPVWDADAVVHRLYGAGGAAVAPLAAAFPTAITDGAVSRPALTAILRADPAALKTLEDIVHPLVKADRDAFITAHAGGLIVLDIPLLFETGADEWLDTILVVSAPPDLQSARVLARPGMTQETFDLILSRQMPDAEKRARADVVIETLTLDGTRQAVRDLISDLTGKHHA; encoded by the coding sequence ATGACCCATCTGCTGGGGCTGACCGGCTCGATCGGGATGGGCAAAAGCACCACTGCCACCATGTTTCACGAAATGGGTGTGCCGGTCTGGGACGCCGATGCGGTGGTTCATCGCCTTTATGGCGCCGGGGGCGCTGCGGTTGCACCTTTGGCCGCTGCCTTTCCGACGGCGATCACCGATGGCGCGGTGTCCCGCCCTGCCCTTACGGCGATCCTGCGTGCCGATCCTGCTGCCTTGAAGACGCTGGAAGACATCGTGCATCCCTTGGTCAAGGCCGACCGCGATGCTTTCATCACAGCGCACGCCGGCGGTCTGATCGTGCTCGACATTCCGCTTCTCTTTGAAACCGGCGCGGATGAATGGCTGGATACGATTCTTGTGGTCAGCGCGCCCCCGGATCTGCAATCAGCCCGCGTCCTTGCCCGCCCCGGCATGACGCAAGAGACCTTCGATCTCATCCTCTCTCGCCAGATGCCGGATGCGGAAAAAAGGGCACGCGCCGATGTGGTGATCGAGACGCTGACACTGGACGGCACCCGGCAGGCCGTGCGAGACCTGATTTCCGATCTGACGGGGAAACATCATGCGTGA
- the secB gene encoding protein-export chaperone SecB gives MADNETPENNTPQQPAQPPQITNRIIAQYVRDMSFENILAQKGISGDATPDIQARVDVDARKRGGDDQFEVITKLNITSKTREKGETLFVLEVDYAGVFQVSGVPEEQMGPYLMIECPRLVFPYIRKLVADLTREGGFQSLNLEQFDYVALYRAKLAAQMEAQKKMQENQPVN, from the coding sequence ATGGCCGACAACGAAACCCCGGAAAACAATACGCCTCAGCAGCCCGCCCAGCCGCCGCAGATCACGAACCGCATCATCGCACAGTATGTCCGCGACATGTCGTTCGAGAACATTCTGGCGCAGAAGGGCATCAGCGGCGACGCCACGCCCGATATTCAGGCCCGCGTCGATGTCGATGCCCGCAAGCGCGGCGGCGACGACCAGTTCGAGGTCATCACGAAGCTGAACATCACCAGCAAGACCAGGGAAAAGGGCGAGACCCTGTTCGTGCTGGAAGTCGACTATGCCGGCGTCTTTCAGGTCAGCGGCGTGCCGGAAGAGCAGATGGGGCCATATCTGATGATCGAATGCCCGCGTCTGGTCTTTCCCTACATCCGCAAACTGGTCGCAGATCTGACCCGCGAAGGCGGTTTTCAGTCACTGAACCTGGAGCAGTTCGATTACGTCGCGCTGTATCGCGCCAAGCTGGCCGCCCAGATGGAAGCGCAGAAGAAGATGCAGGAAAACCAGCCGGTCAACTAG
- the mltA gene encoding murein transglycosylase A, producing the protein MAEPTYTFLTYDDLDGWAADDHAAALDVFTQTCGDIPRPDWARLCAFAKDGPAARDFFETFFQPVLIEDGQPMLFTGYYEPELRGSLTADEVYRYPLYRLPDDGTEGVYSRREIEENQPFADRGMEIAWLSDPVDLFFLQVQGSGRIRLPDGRVIRVGYAGKNGRDYTSIGRALVDRGEFTLDQVSSPVIRQWVLDHPDQGQSLLWLNDSYVFFRTIDEVPAEKGPLGAMNRSITPGRSIAVDPAITLLGAPVWIEKDGVDPMRRLMVAQDTGSAIKGAQRADVYYGTGVAAGAAAGAVKDGGRMVVLMPVEYALAKVSDPLDY; encoded by the coding sequence GTGGCTGAACCGACCTATACCTTCCTGACCTACGACGATCTGGATGGCTGGGCCGCCGACGATCACGCGGCGGCCCTCGACGTCTTTACCCAGACCTGCGGCGACATCCCGCGCCCCGACTGGGCGCGGCTGTGCGCCTTTGCCAAGGACGGCCCCGCCGCGCGGGATTTCTTCGAGACATTCTTTCAGCCTGTCCTGATCGAGGACGGACAACCCATGCTGTTCACCGGCTATTACGAGCCGGAATTGCGCGGCAGTCTGACGGCGGACGAGGTTTATCGTTATCCCCTCTACCGCCTGCCGGACGACGGCACCGAAGGCGTCTATAGCCGGCGAGAGATCGAGGAAAACCAACCCTTTGCCGACCGCGGCATGGAAATCGCCTGGCTCTCTGATCCGGTCGATCTGTTCTTTTTGCAGGTGCAGGGATCCGGTCGCATCCGCCTGCCCGACGGTCGGGTGATCCGCGTCGGCTACGCGGGCAAGAACGGGCGCGATTACACCTCTATCGGGCGGGCGCTGGTGGACCGCGGCGAATTTACGCTTGATCAGGTCTCGTCCCCTGTGATCCGCCAGTGGGTACTGGACCACCCGGACCAAGGTCAGTCCCTGTTGTGGCTGAACGATTCCTACGTGTTCTTCCGCACCATCGACGAAGTGCCTGCAGAAAAGGGTCCGTTGGGCGCAATGAACCGGTCGATCACGCCGGGGCGCAGCATCGCTGTCGATCCGGCCATCACACTGCTCGGCGCGCCCGTCTGGATCGAAAAGGACGGCGTGGACCCCATGCGGCGTCTGATGGTGGCGCAGGATACCGGGTCTGCCATCAAGGGTGCGCAGCGGGCCGACGTCTATTACGGCACCGGCGTCGCGGCAGGTGCCGCAGCCGGCGCGGTCAAGGACGGTGGCCGCATGGTCGTGCTGATGCCTGTCGAATATGCGCTGGCCAAGGTCAGCGACCCGCTGGATTACTGA
- the rho gene encoding transcription termination factor Rho — MSEHRLNLADLKAQSPKDLLSMAEELEIENASTMRKGDMMFAILRERADEEWLIGGDGVLEVLQDGFGFLRSPEANYLPGPDDIYVSPDMIRQYSLSTGDTVEGTMKEPNDSERYFALKTVEKINFEDPEKTKHKVAFENLTPLYPDERLKMEVDAEHDKKDRSARIIDLVSPIGKGQRSLIVAPPRTGKTVLLQNIAHSIEKNHPEIYLIVLLIDERPEEVTDMQRSVKGEVVSSTFDEPASRHVAVSEMVIEKAKRLVEHKRDVVILLDSITRLGRAFNTTVPSSGKVLTGGVDANALQRPKRFFGAARNIEEGGSLTIIATALIDTGSRMDEVIFEEFKGTGNSEIVLDRKVADKRVFPAMDILKSGTRKEELLVDKSDLAKTYVLRRILNPMGTTDAIEFLIGKLKQTKTNADFFDSMNT, encoded by the coding sequence ATGTCCGAACACCGTCTGAACCTTGCCGATCTGAAGGCCCAAAGCCCCAAGGATCTGCTGTCCATGGCCGAAGAGCTTGAAATCGAAAACGCCTCGACCATGCGGAAGGGCGACATGATGTTCGCCATTCTGCGCGAACGGGCCGACGAGGAATGGCTGATCGGCGGCGACGGCGTTCTGGAAGTGCTGCAGGACGGGTTTGGTTTCCTGCGGTCGCCGGAGGCCAACTATCTGCCGGGTCCCGATGACATCTATGTCTCGCCCGACATGATCCGCCAGTATTCGTTGTCGACCGGCGATACGGTCGAGGGGACCATGAAGGAACCCAACGACAGCGAACGCTATTTCGCGCTGAAGACGGTTGAGAAGATCAATTTCGAGGATCCGGAGAAGACCAAACACAAGGTTGCCTTCGAAAACCTGACGCCGCTTTACCCTGACGAGCGGCTGAAGATGGAAGTCGATGCCGAGCATGACAAAAAGGATCGGTCCGCCCGGATCATCGATCTGGTGTCGCCGATCGGCAAGGGCCAGCGATCGCTGATCGTCGCACCGCCTCGGACCGGCAAGACGGTCCTGTTGCAGAATATCGCGCATTCGATCGAGAAAAATCACCCCGAGATTTATCTGATCGTGCTGCTGATCGACGAACGGCCCGAAGAAGTCACGGACATGCAGCGCAGTGTGAAGGGGGAGGTCGTGTCCTCGACCTTCGACGAACCCGCCTCGCGCCACGTTGCCGTGTCGGAAATGGTGATCGAAAAAGCCAAGCGTCTGGTAGAGCACAAGCGCGACGTCGTGATCCTGCTGGATTCGATCACACGCCTTGGCCGCGCGTTCAACACGACGGTGCCGTCGTCTGGCAAGGTGCTGACCGGTGGTGTGGACGCGAATGCGCTACAGCGGCCCAAGCGTTTCTTTGGTGCGGCACGGAATATCGAAGAGGGTGGATCCCTGACCATCATCGCAACTGCGCTGATCGATACCGGTTCGCGGATGGACGAGGTGATTTTCGAGGAATTCAAGGGTACCGGCAACTCCGAGATCGTGCTGGATCGCAAGGTCGCGGACAAGCGTGTGTTCCCGGCCATGGACATTCTGAAATCTGGCACCCGGAAAGAAGAACTGCTGGTGGACAAGAGCGATCTGGCGAAGACCTATGTGCTGCGACGGATTTTGAATCCGATGGGCACCACGGACGCGATCGAATTCCTGATCGGCAAGTTGAAGCAAACCAAAACGAATGCCGACTTCTTTGATTCGATGAACACCTGA
- a CDS encoding FxsA family protein: MRLLFAFIAVPLIEIALFIQVGGLIGLWPTLLIVLVTAILGSWLVRAQGAVELGRLRQSFSTLQDPAEPLANGAMILFAGALLLTPGFFTDACGFALLIPAVRRRAFLAIKSRVRFTQFEMGPQQRPGPSHPDDRVIDGEFETLDPDKRTTHGPSGWTRH; encoded by the coding sequence ATGCGACTGCTTTTTGCGTTCATCGCCGTGCCATTGATCGAAATCGCCCTGTTCATTCAGGTCGGCGGGCTGATCGGATTGTGGCCGACGTTGCTGATCGTGCTGGTGACGGCGATCCTGGGGTCCTGGTTGGTACGCGCGCAGGGCGCGGTCGAGCTTGGGCGGTTGCGGCAATCGTTTTCGACCCTTCAGGATCCGGCTGAACCCCTGGCGAATGGCGCGATGATCCTGTTTGCCGGCGCGCTGCTGCTGACGCCGGGATTTTTCACCGATGCCTGCGGTTTCGCCCTGCTGATCCCGGCGGTGCGGCGCCGCGCCTTTCTGGCAATCAAATCGCGTGTCCGCTTTACCCAGTTCGAGATGGGTCCGCAGCAGCGGCCCGGTCCGTCCCATCCCGACGATCGCGTGATCGACGGAGAGTTCGAAACACTCGATCCTGACAAGCGCACGACGCACGGCCCCTCTGGCTGGACCCGCCATTGA
- a CDS encoding Smr/MutS family protein, translated as MRRPRHLSPDDKAVWDHVRAQVKPLHAQKRPKPAPDAEPEPKKVTPRPPVAPFSVGTKADITRPHDILPPLRDRLRSAPVAMDAKNFLRMKAGKLKPEGRLDLHGMYQDEAYPELIAFILNAQAAGKRLVLVITGKGRVSDGWAPEGRGVLRRHVPQWLQLQPLSPAVLEVRPAHLKHGGDGAYYVYLRRRK; from the coding sequence ATGCGACGGCCCCGGCACCTTTCCCCTGACGACAAGGCCGTCTGGGACCACGTCCGCGCGCAGGTCAAACCGCTGCATGCGCAAAAGCGGCCCAAACCTGCGCCGGACGCCGAACCGGAACCGAAAAAGGTTACGCCGCGCCCGCCGGTCGCACCATTCAGCGTGGGCACCAAGGCCGATATCACCCGTCCCCACGACATCTTGCCGCCGCTGCGTGATCGGTTGCGCAGCGCGCCCGTCGCGATGGATGCCAAGAACTTCCTGCGGATGAAGGCGGGCAAGCTGAAGCCGGAAGGCCGCCTTGATCTGCACGGCATGTATCAGGACGAAGCCTATCCCGAATTGATCGCCTTCATCCTGAACGCGCAGGCGGCAGGCAAGCGGCTGGTGCTGGTCATCACCGGCAAGGGCCGCGTCTCTGACGGCTGGGCACCGGAAGGGCGCGGCGTGCTGCGCCGGCATGTCCCGCAATGGTTGCAGTTGCAGCCCCTGTCCCCCGCCGTGCTGGAGGTGCGCCCCGCCCACCTGAAACACGGTGGCGACGGCGCGTATTACGTCTATCTACGCCGTCGCAAGTGA
- the hemJ gene encoding protoporphyrinogen oxidase HemJ — translation MSWLIGYYDWIKALHVMAVIAWMAGLFYLPRLFVYHAERATIGSELDRTFQIMEDKLLRLIMRPAMITAWICGLLMIAMGGLDFGAVWGWAKLIAVIAMTGAHAWMAARLKDFAAGRNTRSGRSYRLANEVPTVLMIVAVVAVIVKPF, via the coding sequence ATGAGCTGGCTGATCGGATACTACGACTGGATCAAGGCGCTGCACGTCATGGCGGTGATTGCCTGGATGGCCGGGCTGTTTTATCTGCCGCGTCTGTTTGTCTATCACGCTGAACGCGCGACGATTGGGTCGGAACTGGACCGTACGTTTCAAATCATGGAAGACAAACTTCTGCGCCTGATCATGCGACCGGCAATGATCACCGCATGGATCTGCGGTCTGCTGATGATCGCCATGGGTGGTCTTGATTTTGGTGCGGTCTGGGGCTGGGCCAAACTGATCGCCGTGATCGCCATGACGGGTGCCCATGCCTGGATGGCGGCCCGGCTGAAGGACTTTGCCGCCGGGCGCAACACGCGGTCCGGTCGCAGTTATCGCCTGGCGAACGAGGTGCCGACGGTTCTGATGATCGTGGCCGTGGTCGCCGTGATCGTGAAGCCGTTCTGA
- a CDS encoding Tim44/TimA family putative adaptor protein, with product MNGPIIQLLVLAGIAIFLILRLRGVLGTREGFEKPQIPADQAVKADPRRRDFEVIEGGPDRDITDHATEGSDTAQALAAMKRVDPSFNVTQFLTGARSAYEMILIAFEHGNLDEVKNFISPEVYDAFEQVVHQRADQGLTITAVFVGISDLGLKEATFDPQSKEAEMTVRFTGEMNYVVRDHGGDIVDGDPNAIKRQKDVWTFARVMDSTDPNWRLVATGE from the coding sequence ATGAACGGACCCATCATTCAGCTGCTCGTCCTTGCAGGAATTGCGATTTTCCTGATCCTGCGGCTGCGGGGAGTCCTTGGCACCCGTGAAGGCTTTGAAAAGCCGCAGATCCCCGCCGACCAAGCCGTAAAGGCCGATCCCCGTCGTCGCGATTTCGAGGTGATCGAAGGCGGCCCTGACCGCGACATCACCGATCACGCGACCGAAGGCAGCGATACGGCGCAGGCCCTCGCCGCGATGAAGCGGGTCGATCCGTCCTTCAACGTGACCCAGTTCCTGACCGGGGCGCGCTCTGCCTACGAAATGATCCTGATCGCGTTCGAGCATGGCAATCTGGACGAGGTGAAGAATTTCATCTCTCCCGAAGTCTACGACGCCTTCGAACAGGTCGTGCACCAGCGCGCCGATCAGGGCCTGACCATCACCGCGGTCTTCGTCGGCATCAGCGATCTGGGTCTGAAAGAGGCAACCTTTGACCCGCAGTCAAAAGAAGCCGAGATGACCGTCCGCTTTACCGGAGAGATGAATTACGTCGTGCGCGACCACGGCGGCGATATCGTCGATGGCGATCCGAACGCGATCAAACGGCAAAAGGATGTCTGGACCTTTGCCCGCGTGATGGACAGCACTGACCCGAACTGGCGGCTGGTGGCCACCGGCGAATAA